From Rhodovibrio salinarum DSM 9154:
CCTCGGCACGCGCGCCAGCACCCCACATCACCAGCGCTTCGAGTTCGCGCGGCGTCGCATCGTCAGGCATCTGCGCCTTCAGCTCTTCGACCGCCGTCCGTGCGGCGTCGAACTCCTGGCGCTTGACCATCGCCAGGATTTCGGCGACCCGCGCCCGCAGGTCCTCCGCATCGGGGGCTTCCGGTTCCTGCAGACCGCCCGCCTCGAAATCGTCGTCCGCGATCGTCGCGACCTGCCGTTCGGTGGGATCGGGTTGCGCGTCGACGAACTGTTCGCTTTGCGCTTCGGGGTCGGTGGCCACATTGTCGCGCGCAGCCACCATCCGCTTGGCCGCTGCCTCGGCGCGGGCCAGCATTCCAGCCGCGCGCGCATCGTCCGGGGCAGTACGCACGAACCGCTCCAAGTAATCGCGCGCAAGCACGTAGTTGCCGAGTTCCAGGTTGGCGGCACCGGCCACGAAGACCGCACGCGGCACATTCGGATAGCGGCCGAGCAGGGTTTCCGCCGTCATGCGGGCCTTTTCGTACTGCTCGCGCTCCAGGGCCGCGATGGCGATATAGAGCTGCGCGTCGGGATTCTGCGCGGCGGTTTTCTCCAGCCTGTCCAGCACTTTCCACGCGTACTCCCGGTCACCGGCGTCGAGCGCCAAACTGACCGTCAGCAAGTCCGCCTTGACCGGCCACCACAGTTGCGTGCGCATCCGCTCCAGCGTGGCACGAGCAGCTGGCTTGTCGTTCGACCGCACCTGCCCGAGGGCAAGCAACCAAAGGGCTTGCAGGTCATCCGGCCGCAAATCGAGAACCGTGTGTGCCTGGGCCATCATGTTCTGAGTGTTGCCCCGCTGCGCGGCCACAACGGCCAGGGCGAGGCGCGCGTCCGGATGATCCTCGATCCGCAGGACCTTGAGCGCGAGATCGACCGCCGCGTCCAACTGGCCATCGCCGACGAGAGCCCGCGCCCGCATGGCATAGGGCCCCGGCGCCGCGTCCTCCGGCAGGGGCGCGTCCGCAGCCGGTGCCTTCACCAGATCGAGCACGGCGGCGTTGTCTTGCAGCAGCAGATGCGCACGGGCGCGGCCCATGATCACCTCGGGGGTGTCCAAACCAAGCGCGCTCGCGCGTTCCAACTCCTTCAACGCGGACACCGGGTCGCCCAGTTTCAGATACAGATTTCCGAGCTGATGCCGGACCTCCGCTGTGTCGGGGCGCACCTGCAGGGCGTTCTTCAACTCGATCACAGCGGACTGATACTTGCCGGCCGCGATATGCTCGGCCGCCGCCGCGCGCAGCGCTTCCACCTTCTGTTCGGGAGACTGGCTGTCGCAGGCCGTCAATGCGGCCGCCAACGACAAACACAAGGTGAGCTTTGAAAGTTTAGACGCCATGGTCCTGCCCGCTATTGTTGTAGAGCGCCAAGTTGGCAACATCTTCAGACCAGTTTCCGCGTCGTACGCAGTCGACCGCAAGGCGCTCGCAACACGGCTGCCCCAGAGCGTTTACGTGCCCTGGGCGCACTCCAGGGCGAAGGCGGGCTTTTTCAGCATCCGGCGCAGGCCGTTCGCCCATTCAATGAACGCGGCTTCGGTAAACTCCTTCCGGCCGTCGACGACGAACGTGCCGTCGGCTGCGCGGACGACCTGATAATCGCGGCTGCGCACGAAGTTCACGACGCTGTCGATCGTCTCGCTCGGGCGCTGGATGCGGTAAGCCGAGATGTCGATCGGCTCCACCCGACGCACGTCCGCGTGCCGAGGCCGGCGCCGGCCCTTGCGCTTCGTCTTGGTATGGAGGGTGCGGACGTCCGCTCCGCCTCCCTTCGCCGCAACCGGGCGGTTGGCGGGCTGGGGACGATATTCCGGCGCCACCTCGGAGCGCTTCGGCCGGCTCAGACCCAACCGACGCGCGCGCTCGCGGGTACTGCCCACGGTCCGGCCAATCTTGGCGGCAATCTCCTCTACCGGCCGCCCGGTGCCCCATTCCGCCCGCAGCACCTCTTCGGCGCCTTCGTCCCAGCGGGTCTTGGGGCCGGCACCGCGGCCAACACCGGTACCCCCGCGGGCCTCCTGTGACGACGGGCGCACGGCTGCGGCCCCAGGATCGGCCCGACCGCCCGCTTCTCCGGCCGCCCCGGACGCAGCCTTGGACGCGACCGGCGTCTCGTGATGAGTCGTTTGACGGCGGGTCGGGCCGGCCGGGCGCGGCGCCGTCTCCGTCATGACGACCTTCGGGCGTCCATTGGCCGAACTGACCGTCTTCGACAGGGGCGAGGCTGGCGCCTCCTCATCCTCGGCGACAAAGTCCACGATCCGGCGAGCCGCCTCGATCGCGGCGTCAACATCCCCCATTAGATGTAGACACTGCATAACCACATCGAGTCGAACCTGCTCAATCGGCGTACTCATTAGAACTCATCCCCTACCATCGAATTGAGCGCTGGCCAGATGGCCGACTGTCCAAAAACCTTACACGTGTATAATGGAGATGTGTCTGAAATTATTTACAACTTACTGGGTCATGAGGGGTAATCCATGGGCAGCCAAAGCGCGACGACCCGATGATCAGCGCACTGGCCTTTCTCGCTACCGGATTGGGATTCCTAGGTCTTGCCGCCCTCACGGCCGTACTCGGCTGGGCACGCGGACAGGCCCGGCTGTTGGCGGCGGCGCTGACACTGCACGGGCTCTGGGCCGTAAGCGTCGCCATCGCCAGCCCGGTGAGCTGGATCGCCGAGCCCTACCTCCATTTCGCGCGCGCGCTGGCTTGGATGGTCTTTTTCGCAGGCCTAACCACCACACGTGCGCACCGCACCGACAGCGCGTCCTCGACGCCTGAAGATACCGCCGGCACACACGCCGGCCGACGGACCTGGACCGTCGTCGGACTCCTGGCCGGTATCTTCCTGGGCCTGACGACGCTGGCCTGGGCGGGGGTGCCCGGGGTCTGGCAATTCGTCGCCGCCCTGCAGCTGGTCGCGGGGGTGTTCGTGCTGGCGTTGATCGCCGGGGTGCTGCGCAACTCCGACGAGGCGGCGCGCTGGCATCTGAAATTTCTCTGCTTCCCGCTGGCCGCACTGTTTGCTTACGAGCTGTTCCTGGACGCGCAACTGCTGGGCCTCGGCGTCTGGAGCCAGGAGTTGTTGGAGGTTCAGGCGTTGTTGAACCTGGTGGCCGTTCCGGTGATGGCGTTGGGGGTGCTGCGCGCCCGCTTGTGGCAGCGCCAGCTGCAAATCTCCCACCGGGGCGCGCTCTACTCCACCGCACTGATCGCGAGCGGCCTGTACCTGCTGGTCGTGGCGGCGGTCGCGGTGGCGTTGGGCGGACTGGCGCCCGCCTACCGGCTGCCAGTGCAGGTCGCCTTCCTGTTCCTGACCGTGCTGGCCTTGCTCGCGGTGCTGACGTCGGGCGCGGTCCGGGCTGGGGCGAAACACTTCATCGCGCGTAACTTCTTCACCCGGAAATACGACTATCTGCACGAATGGCAGCGCCTGCTCGCCACACTGGCCGATGACCGCAGCGGCGCTCCGCTGGAAACCCGCCTGATCGAGGCGATCGCGAACCTGGTGGAAGCGCCGGGCGGCGCGCTCTACACCTACGACCCCGGCGCGGGCACGGAGGCGCGCCCGCGTTTGGCGGGCAGCTGGAACTTCCGGCCGGCAAGCCCGCCCGCATTACACCCCGCCGATTTCGAGACCAGCATGCCGTCGCGGGAAGGTCCGGCCGCACCGCAGCCTTTGGACCAGGCCGCGCTTGAAACGCGTGCGCCCGAGGTTTGGCTGGCCGTGCCGTTGGTTCGGGGCGCCACGCTGGTCGGCTTCGTCGCCCTGCCCCGGCCCCGCGCGGCGCGGACGATCGACGCGGAAGACCGCGCCCTGATCGTCATGGCCGCGCAGCACTGCGCCGGCCAGCTGGCCGAGCAACGGATGGCGCAGGCAAGCGCGGAAACTCGACAATTCGAGCGTTTCTCAAGGCACTATGCCTTTGTGGTCCACGACATCAAAAACATCGTGAGTCAACTTGCCTTGCTGCTGAAGAACTTTGAACGCCACGGCCACGATCCGGAATTCCGCGCCGACATGACCGAGACGGTGGCCCATGCCGTGGGCCGGCTGGAAGCGCTAACGGCGCGCATCCAGGGCCTCAAGTCGGGGCTGGATGAAGAGGATCTGACGCCGACCCCGCTCGCCGAGTTGTTACAGACCCGGGTGCACAGCCTGAACCGGGAGGGCGGCTCATCGGTCGAGTTGCATGTCGACCCGGCCGCCAGCGAGCTCACCGCCCGACTGCCGCACGCGCGCTTCACCGCCGTGATCGACCACCTGATCGCCAACGCCCGGGAGGCGGTGGCCGATCCCGCCGCCGAGAGGTCCGGCGCGCCCGTGCGCGTGGAACTGGGGGCAAGCGAGACGGCGGCGGTGATCGATGTGGTCGACCGCGGCTGCGGCATGTCGCCAAGCTTCGTCGACCAGGAACTGTTCAAGCCGTTCCGGTCGACCAAGTCGGGCGGCCTTGGCATGGGCGCCTATCAGTGCCGCGAACTGGCGCGCGAACTGGGCGGTGACCTGGAAGCCCTCAGCACCCCCGGCGCCGGCACCACGATGCGTCTGAGCGTGCCGTACCTTCGCGCGGCGCCGAGCGCGCCGCCCTCGCATGACGAACCTCTGGAGACTGCGTCGTGAACGACCAAAAGCCCTGCCTTCTGATCGTCGATGACGACCCCGGCCTGCGCAAGCAGCTGCGCTGGGCGTTCGACGGGCACACGGTCGACCTGGCGGAAGACCGGCGCAGCGCGCTCGCCGCACACGCCCGCAACCCAAGCGATGTCGTCCTGCTCGACCTCGGCATGCCACCCGACGTGGACGGCCCGAGCGAGGGCCTGGCCACCCTGCAGGAAATCCTCGACCGTGCGCCGCACACCAAGGTCATCGTGATGACCGGCCAGCGCGAGCGGGCCTATGCGCTCAAGGCGATCGCGCTGGGCGCCTACGACTACTACGAAAAGCCGGTGCAGCTGGAGGAGATCGCGCTGATCGTCGACCGCGCCTTTCGCTTGGCTGCCCTGGAGGCGGAGAACCGCAGCCTGCAGGAAAACGCCGGCGCGGCCGTGGACGGCGTGATCACCTGCAACCCGGCGATGCAGGCCACCTGCCAACAGATCGCCCGGTTCGCCCGGGCGGACCTGAGCGTGTTGATCGTGGGCGAGAGCGGCACCGGCAAGGAGCTGCTCGCCCGCGGGCTGCACCAGATGG
This genomic window contains:
- a CDS encoding tetratricopeptide repeat protein codes for the protein MASKLSKLTLCLSLAAALTACDSQSPEQKVEALRAAAAEHIAAGKYQSAVIELKNALQVRPDTAEVRHQLGNLYLKLGDPVSALKELERASALGLDTPEVIMGRARAHLLLQDNAAVLDLVKAPAADAPLPEDAAPGPYAMRARALVGDGQLDAAVDLALKVLRIEDHPDARLALAVVAAQRGNTQNMMAQAHTVLDLRPDDLQALWLLALGQVRSNDKPAARATLERMRTQLWWPVKADLLTVSLALDAGDREYAWKVLDRLEKTAAQNPDAQLYIAIAALEREQYEKARMTAETLLGRYPNVPRAVFVAGAANLELGNYVLARDYLERFVRTAPDDARAAGMLARAEAAAKRMVAARDNVATDPEAQSEQFVDAQPDPTERQVATIADDDFEAGGLQEPEAPDAEDLRARVAEILAMVKRQEFDAARTAVEELKAQMPDDATPRELEALVMWGAGARAEAVAAMTALQKETPASVARTTNLSQMQRAMDAPEAALETIQRARAAGAEDLRLHREAARAYAMLNDAQGAFEEFRGALALDPDNLRIRAVIARYHLQQGDPQAVLDIMETAPAAAADDPELVRLQAQANLNLGRREETIALLRHLTEIQPEDPVAYQQIGELLLGMGRPAEAVAPLKTARLLSDEALAPSLRLGRALLESGETAAVGALIDELKTAHAEDPRVLVLIGNYALSVEQDVDAAEQAFRQAFERDPSEARLTDLVALMTRVGRFDDAIDAIETWRAAHSTGLSTEATLGELYIANGDAPAAVEVYQGLVARAPETVAYRNNLAWLLKEQGQLEGAQEHVTAALDRAPDNANVLDTAGMIALARGDLSTAVKRLAEAAAAAPENAEIQLNYAEALLSAKNGGTAREILAGMDRARVPERLHPRLDALSARSADPQ
- the prsK gene encoding XrtA/PEP-CTERM system histidine kinase PrsK, translating into MISALAFLATGLGFLGLAALTAVLGWARGQARLLAAALTLHGLWAVSVAIASPVSWIAEPYLHFARALAWMVFFAGLTTTRAHRTDSASSTPEDTAGTHAGRRTWTVVGLLAGIFLGLTTLAWAGVPGVWQFVAALQLVAGVFVLALIAGVLRNSDEAARWHLKFLCFPLAALFAYELFLDAQLLGLGVWSQELLEVQALLNLVAVPVMALGVLRARLWQRQLQISHRGALYSTALIASGLYLLVVAAVAVALGGLAPAYRLPVQVAFLFLTVLALLAVLTSGAVRAGAKHFIARNFFTRKYDYLHEWQRLLATLADDRSGAPLETRLIEAIANLVEAPGGALYTYDPGAGTEARPRLAGSWNFRPASPPALHPADFETSMPSREGPAAPQPLDQAALETRAPEVWLAVPLVRGATLVGFVALPRPRAARTIDAEDRALIVMAAQHCAGQLAEQRMAQASAETRQFERFSRHYAFVVHDIKNIVSQLALLLKNFERHGHDPEFRADMTETVAHAVGRLEALTARIQGLKSGLDEEDLTPTPLAELLQTRVHSLNREGGSSVELHVDPAASELTARLPHARFTAVIDHLIANAREAVADPAAERSGAPVRVELGASETAAVIDVVDRGCGMSPSFVDQELFKPFRSTKSGGLGMGAYQCRELARELGGDLEALSTPGAGTTMRLSVPYLRAAPSAPPSHDEPLETAS